A window of Castanea sativa cultivar Marrone di Chiusa Pesio chromosome 1, ASM4071231v1 contains these coding sequences:
- the LOC142636821 gene encoding GDSL esterase/lipase EXL3-like codes for MQFLFSLSSFFSSAIVLFSLIAFVLFCNTNAVVRLPPNISVPAVIAFGDSIVDTGNNNHLKSVVKCNFAPYGNDFRGKVPTGRFGNGKVPVDLVAEELGIKELVPAYLDPHLQPQELKTGVCFASGGSGYDPLTPKIVSVLSLDDQLGMFKEYIGKLNGIVGMERTKFILANSLYLVVAGSDDIANTYFVAHARELQYDIPSYTNLMVNSASEFLNQIYALGARRIAIFSAPPIGCVPSQRTLAGGLHRGCADKYNEAAKMFNSKLNANIDSLNRNLPNSRIVYVDVYNALLDLIENPENHGFHVVEKGCCGTGVIEVAILCNSASPICKNASDHVFWDSYHPTEAAYKALISPILQRYLSSFF; via the exons atgcagttcCTCTTtagtttgtcttcttttttttcttcggcTATAGTATTGTTTAGTCTCATTGCCTTTGTTCTTTTCTGCAACACCAATGCTGTTGTAAGGCTACCACCAAATATTTCGGTGCCTGCAGTTATAGCTTTTGGAGATTCAATCGTGGATACAGGCAACAACAACCATCTAAAAAGTGTAGTTAAGTGCAATTTCGCTCCGTATGGGAACGATTTTAGAGGCAAAGTTCCAACAGGTAGATTCGGCAATGGAAAGGTCCCAGTAGACCTAGTAg CTGAAGAATTGGGAATCAAAGAGCTTGTACCAGCATATTTAGATCCACACTTGCAACCTCAAGAGCTCAAGACAGGTGTATGTTTTGCTTCAGGTGGCTCAGGATATGATCCATTGACACCCAAAATAGTG tCGGTCCTATCTTTAGACGATCAATTGGGAATGTTCAAAGAATACATAGGGAAGCTTAATGGAATTGTTGGAATGGAGAGGACAAAGTTCATCTTGGCCAATAGTTTATATCTCGTGGTGGCAGGCAGTGACGACATTGCCAATACATATTTTGTTGCTCATGCACGAGAATTGCAATACGATATCCCTTCTTACACTAACCTTATGGTCAACTCTGCTTCCGAATTCTTAAAT CAAATATATGCGCTAGGGGCGCGAAGGATTGCAATATTCAGTGCACCGCCAATAGGATGTGTGCCATCACAGCGAACTCTGGCAGGAGGATTACATAGAGGATGCGCAGATAAGTACAATGAAGCAGCAAAGATGTTCAACTCAAAACTTAATGCCAATATAGACTCCCTTAACAGGAACCTGCCCAACAGTAGGATTGTCTATGTTGATGTTTACAACGCTCTACTTGATCTCATTGAAAACCCTGAAAATCATG GCTTCCATGTTGTGGAAAAAGGGTGCTGTGGTACAGGGGTTATAGAGGTAGCTATACTGTGTAATTCAGCATCTCCCATTTGTAAAAATGCGTCTGATCATGTATTTTGGGATAGTTATCATCCCACTGAAGCAGCATACAAAGCCCTTATATCTCCAATCCTCCAAAGGTACCTCAGTAGCTTCTTCTGA